GCTGGTGCTTTCCCCCATGATCAACGCCGATATTAATGCTCCGGCTGCCTACGAATCCTACTTCTGGAACACGATATTTGGAAAGCCGGAGCAGCTCAGCACGGATTGGCACATCGGGGTGCTATCTTTCATGGCGATCAATTCATAGAACGTAATGCATTCCGGAACACCGAGATCTACCGCGATTTCTTCAAACCTATGATGAATGGAACCGGCGTCGTACTGACTTCGGTGATTGAGGAAGCTACGCGTGAGCAACCGATGCCATTGGTTCTCAGTTTTTATAAATCGCTCTCTGCAGAATCATTTACGCAACAAGACGAGCAATTAATCCGAAAACTGATACCACATTTTCAGCGTTCCCTGGCGATACGAAGAAGATTGCTTGAGGAACAGCAAATGCGGCAATTAAGAGAACTGGCATTGGATAAGAGTAAAGATGCCATCATTTTGCTAGATGTTACTGGCCAAGTATTGTTTGTTAATCAGTATGCGGAAAGGTTGCTGCAGCACGGAACACTCTCAATTCGCAATGACCGATTGACCAGCTCGATTTCTTCAGAGCACCGAATGCTTATGGCTGCTTTGCGCAACGCACGAGAAGGTATCGGCGGTGTACTGCAGTTCGGCGGCCATAACCAAATCATCCGCATGGCAATGCTTTCTCCGATCTCACCTGCAAGAGGTGAAATATTAGGAGTATCTACGCGCATCATGATGATTATCTATGATCCGGATAGAACCAATCCCGGTGGTAATCTTGAAGTTTTCGCCAAGCTTTATCAGTTAACCGCCGCAGAAACCCGAATCCTAAAAAACCTGTTGTTGCAGCAAACTACCGCTGAAATCGCGCAAGTGCTGCATATCAGCATCCATACCCTGAGAACCCATCTCAAAAGTCTATTTGCTAAAACCAATACCAAAAACCAGCGCGAATTGGTTAATTTATGCCGGTCACATCCTTTTATTTAAGGTTAGATGATTGGTCTGCAAAATTTCATTCTAAAGTAATTAATGTTGAATCACTCATTTGAGTGAGGAAATGCTTCTCCCAATTCAATAGCATACCTTTTTCGTCCTGGAGAACTCGCTGGTCGTTTAGACAATGATGACTCTGAAAACACAAACAATAGGCTGATGAAAAAATGCAGTACAAAATCCGTACTCTGGTGATAGAGAGTTCCGATCTTATCCGGATGGGGTTGCACTCATTCTTTAGCCGTCATCCCTCAATTAACCTAGTTGCAACTACCGATTGCATGCATGATCTTCTGTTTTTGGTAAAGCAACATCAACTCGATGTAATTTTGATGGATTTACAGTCGATCGAAGACCACGGTATGGAAAATTTTTCCAGGTTGCATCGCCAAAGCCCGGAAAGTAAGGTTTTAATTCTGTCTTCAAATGAGGAGCAGCACCTGCCATCGCGAATGTTGCCGCCAGGTGCAGCAGGTATCATCAGCAAGTATAGTTCTTGCCAGTTATTGTTGAACGCCGTTACTGCAATTCATGCCGGAAAAAATTGGTTGAACCGCGGTGCATTACCGGTAGAACAACTACAACCGATTCCGGTTAAGCCGGCAGTCTTATCTGACCATTATCCGGCACCCGATTGCTTTAAGTTGAGCAGAACCGAAAGCCGTGTTGCTTCTCTGGCATGCAAGGGGTTATCGGCAAAGGAAATCGGGCGGCAACTATCGGTCACGGAAAAATCCGTCCGCAATCAATTATCGTCAATCTACAAAAAAGTAGGTGTCAGAAAACAAGTGCAGCTCTGCATCAAAGCGCCTTTGCACAATTATTTCCAGTAATTCTTTCATCCTTTGGCGAATGACCTGCCTTGTCTATCTGTCATGCCGCTTATCATTTGGCCGCAGCCAGTGTACCGGCCGATTGGTTCAAAATCATAAGCGGTTGAGACACCATTCAAATTCTTTGGTCATAGCTCGGGGGAAGGAAAAAAATCACTTTATGCGTATAATGGCAATCTTTATTGCTTGTCGACATGACAAGCAATAAGTCTGATTTAACTGGATGAGGATAAAATTAACATGCGCGTTTTAAAAAATACTGTGGTCTCTCTGAACTACGAATTGACGGATGCTTCGGGAAAAGTTTTGGAGAAAACCGATTCACCGATCAGTTACTTACACGGCGGGTACGGCGGTATTTTCCCGCTGGTGGAAGAAGCGTTGCATGAAATGGAGGTTGGGCATTCCTGCTCGGTTGCAATGGAGCCGGAAGATACCTTCGGCGAGTACGACGCTGAACTGATTCGCGTCGAGCCGCGCAGCTCATTTCCCGACAACGTGGTCGTCGGTATGCATTTTGAAGGTGGCGCGGAAGATTCGGACGATTTTATTATCTATAAAGTGACCGATGTGACAGACGATTCCGTGATTGTCGACGGCAATCACCCGTTCGCCGGTATGAAACTGAATTTTGCCTGCACCATCACTGATGTGCGACCCGCCACAGAAGATGAAATCGCGCACGAGCATGTGCATGGCGCACACGGCCACCACGACCATTAACCGCCTTTTTCCGGCAGCGGTTTCGGGTATTAACCGTTGCCCGGTATTTCTAAGGAAGCTCTGAAGAAGGTAGCAACAGGCAAAGGTCAGTCAAGGCGGAAAAGCGCAATTTACGAGCGGTAAACGAGCATTTTGAACCTGATTTCAATACAGAATGGCCGAGCGTAGTAGTTTTTCAGAGCTTCCTTAACGCCTTTTTCAATTCGTACAGTTGTTCCAACGCCTGCCGGGGGCTTAGCTCGTCCGGCGAGAGGGCTTGCAGCATGGCGATGACCGGATGGTCTTCCTGCGGAGGATCGGGATCTAATGCCGGCTCGGGAGCTGAAAAAGAAAACAGATCCAGTTGCGGTTCTTTTTTTATGTTTTCCTGTTCCAATTTGATCAAGTGTTTTCTTGCCAGCTTGATCACTGCTTCGGGAACACCCGCCAGCGCTGCGACTTGCAGTCCGTAGCTTTGACTGGCCGGGCCTTCATTAACCTTGTGCAGAAAAACGATGCGGTGTTTATATTCCACGGCATCCAAATGCACGTTTTGCAACTGGCTGAATTCCTCCGCCAGCTTGGTCAGTTCAAAATAGTGGGTAGCGAATAACGTAAAACTGCGGTTCTTGGTCAATAAATGCCGGGTAATGGCGAATGCCAGCGCCAAGCCGTCGAATGTCGACGTGCCGCGTCCGACTTCGTCCATCAGCACCAGGCTTTGCGCCGTGGCGTTATGCAGGATGTTGGCGGTTTCGGTCATTTCCACCATGAACGTCGAGCGCCCGCTGGCCAGATCGTCGGCGGCGCCGATGCGGGTGAAAATCTGATCTAGCATGCCGATGCGCACCGCTTTCGCCGGTACATAGCTGCCGCAATGCGCGAGTAAGGCGATCAACGCGATTTGCCGCATGTAGGTCGATTTTCCGCCCATATTGGGGCCGGTGATCAGCAGCATGCGCGGCTTGCCGGTATGTTCGGCACCCAACTGCACATCGTTGGCGACAAAGTTTTCCACTTGCAGCTCCACCACCGGATGGCGGCCGGTCTCGATCACCAACTCATCGTTATCAGACAGTTCCGGCGCTGCATAGCCGAGCGCTTGCGCACGTTCGGCAAAAGCGCACAACACATCGAGTTCCGCGATACCGGCAGCGATTTTTTGCAACGCTTGCACATGCTTTACCAGCACATCCAATAATCCTTCGTATAAATATTTTTCCCGCGCCAACGCTCGGTCTTGCGCGGATAAGGCTTTATCCTCGAATGCTTTCAGTTCCGGTGTGATGTAACGCTCGGCGCTTTTCAGGGTTTGCCGGCGGCGATAATCGGCGGGAATTTTTTCGCTGTGTGCATGCGTGACTTCGATGTAGAAACCGTGCACACGGTTATATTCCACTTTCAGATTGGGAATGCCGGTGCGTTCCTTTTCGCGTATTTCCAGTTGCAGCAGGAACTCGCCGCAGTTGTTCTGCAATGCGCGCAATTCATCGAGTTCGGCATCGTAACCGTCGGCAATGACATTGCCTTCACGCAGCACCACGCCGGGTTCCAGCAGGAGCGCATTGCTCAGCAATTCAACGACTGTGGTGTCGATCTGCAATGCATGTATCAATTGACCGATACGCTCGCTGGCGCAAGCGGTGACAGCCTGAATCACATCCGGCAATAACCGCAAGCTATCGCGCAAACCTGATAAATCCCTCGGCCGTGCCGATCTCAGCGCGATGCGCCCGGTGATGCGTTCAATATCGGCGCATTGCCGCAGCAGCGTTCTCGCTGTTGCAAAATGGTTCTGCCCATTTTCACCGGTCAATGCGGTGACACTGTCGAGCCGTTGTTGTATCGCCATGCGGTCACGCAATGGATGATGCAGCCAAAATTGCAGCAAGCGGCTGCCCATGTTAGTTGCGCAGGTGTCTAGCACGGATAGTAAGGTGGGCGATTGCTCTCCGCGGATCGTTGCGGAAATTTCCAAATTGCGGCGTGTGGCGGCATCCATGCGCACGTAAACGTTCTCCCGCTCCGCCTGCAATGATGCGATATGCGGCGCGGCGGATCCTTGCGTCAAGCGCGTATATTCCAGTAAAGCCCCGGCGGCGCACAATGCAGTCGTCAAGTCTTCGCAACCGAAGCCGCCGAGGTCATGCGTTTCAAATTGCCGTATCAAACTATTGCGCGCGCTATCGTGTTCGAATTGCCACACCGGCAAGCGTTTCAACACCCAATTTTTTCCTTGTATCTCGGGCAAAACCAGCGGCTCAGGCAGAAGAATTTCCGCCGGTTGTAAGCGTTCCAGTTCGCTGAGCAGATTTTGCGGTGCTGTTTCCAGCACGCGTAATTGTCCCGCTGCCAGATTCAGCCAGGCCAGACCCAATAGCGATTCCCGAACCATCAGTGCCAGTAAAATACAGTCGCGCTTATCATCAAGCAACGCCGCATCGGTCAGTGTCCCGGGCGTGATAATGCGCGTCACTTCGCGCGCCACCGGCCCTTTGCTGAGCGCCGGATCGCCTACCTGCTCGCAAATCGCCACCGATTCTCCCGCCTTGACCAGCTTGACCAGATACTGCTCGGCGGCATGATAAGGCACGCCCGCCATCTTGATCGGCTCCCCGGCGGAAGCACCGCGTTGCGTCAGCGTGATCCCCAACAGTTTTGCCGCTTTCTCCGCATCACCGAAAAACAACTCGTAAAAATCCCCCATGCGGTAAAACATCAGCATGTCCGGATACTGCGCCTTAATGCGCAAATATTGCTGCATCATAGGTGTGTGTTTACTAACTATATCCATTATATTCCTTGTTATTTTTCTTATATATCTTGGTAAACATATTATATAACAATAATTTCATGATTCCTTTATATTTCATTACGTCTCTTAAGATTTCACTTAATCTCGAAATTTAGTGTAGTATAAAGTATAGGTATTTCCTTTTAACTATTAATAAGTATTAAAAAACTACACTAAATCTAATTACCCCTTTTCCTTTTTAGAATTAAATTAACTAATGCTGGAATCTTATTGTGAGTTACCAAGATAATAATAAGCCACTATCATCACGAGAAATTGCAACAATGAAGCCGGGTGACAACACCAAATCTGACACAGGTGAAAATAGAGGTCTTCGAGTTAGTTGCAGCGGATCAGGTACAAAAACTTTCTTCTATCGATATCGAAGCCCTATCACAAAAAAACTTGTACAAATGAGATTAGGGCATTTTCCTACTATGTCATTAGCTGAAGCAAGAATTAAACTTCAGGAATACAGAGTAATAAGGAATTCCGGACGCTGTCCTGCAAGTGAGCTTAAATCACAACAAAAAAAAATAGAGGAACAATTACAACAAGAACAGGCTATAAGCAATTTCACCATTAAAACAATGATTGAGTTGTATCTTACTCAGCATATAGAGGACAGATCAGTTAATGGCAAAATTGTTTCTGGAGCCAGAAAACCAAAAGGGCAATCCGAAGTTAGGAGAACTTTATACGGAGATGCAGTACGAGCGCTCGGCAGTAAACCAGCTTGTTTGGTCACCCGAAAGGATGTTGTTAATCTCATTATGGAAATTGTTGGCCGAGGGTCAAATGTGCAAGCAGGCAATGTGCTACGAGAACTCTCAGCTGCATTCGACTACGCGATTGGCTTGGGTAAATTTAGTGATGACTTTGCAAATCCCGCATTGCTTGCAAAATCCGGATTACGGCAAGCAAAGGTCAGACTTACGCACCAGAAGGGCAAGCGTGTTCTGAGTGACAAAGAACTAACTTGGCTTCTTAACTGGTTACCAGGATCAGTTTTTACACCAACCCAAAAAAATGTAATTCGATTTACTCTTTGGACTGCATGCAGAACCGGGGAAGTTTGTGCTGCTTCTTGGTCAGATATTGATCTTAAAAACAAAACCTGGCATTTAAAATCCAGCAAAACTGGAATAGAAAGATATGTGCAGTTACCTCAACAAGCCATTGAATTCTTGGAGCAACTAAAACTATCAACTGGAGAATATTTGTTTCCATCACAGAAAACCGGATTGCCTATACAACAAAAATCTTTAACTGAACAAAGTTGGCGCTTGAGAGAAACAAAACGCATGTTGGATATTGATCATTGGACTCCCCACGATTTAAGAAGAACAGTGAGAACTGGCCTATCCCGATTAGGATGCAGAAATGAAGTTGCTGAGGCAATAATTGGCCATTCAAGAAAAGGTATTGAAGGAACTTATGATTTACACAGTTATGAATTGGAGTGTCGTATATGGTTACAAAAATGGGCAGACCATCTTGATAGCCTAGTTATGGTTTAATAGGCAACTGATTATTAATGGGAATTATTAAACTATAAATTCCACAAGCACGAATCGGCCACGCTAATTTTAGAAAGAGCGATGTTTTTTCTAATAACGTTAAGGAGTGGTCAGTATGTGTGAATATTGTTACGAATCCGCGATGCTTTACTTTGTGGCATCCGGTCAAAGACATGACATTTATAGCCGGTTTGCTTATCTTGAGGAAGCCGATGATCTTAAAACTGAGATCGAACAATTGGTAGATCCCAATAATCCGGAACCGCTAATCGATCTGGCATTCTGCCGCTTATATGATCACTACTTGATGCATGGCTTTGATGCCGGATTATTCAATACCCTGCAGAATAAATTTGGGCAAGAAGCCGTACAAGCCTACCTCGCCAAACGGCAAGCCAGTCACAATGACCTATTTCGTGCAGAACTCAGCCAAATAGGGCTCTTGCGTGATGAAACCCGCTGGAACCAGCTTATGGCCGATCATAAAAGAATACACAGTAACGCCCTGGAATTGCTGAATTCCTATTACAACTGGTGGGTTCTCGGTATCGGTAAGGAAAAAGAAAAGAGAAAACCAAATTCCATTGACGAGAATCTGCTGTTTCCTGATGAACTGATGACGGCGAGTGCTGAATGGGACAAATTCCATGCGCTATACCCGGCGCTATTCTTTGCACTGTCATACCTCATCAACCACCACAGTAATTCTGACATCATCCGGAAAATTGCATTGACCAATCTGAAAGATGGCGCGGACATCTGGACGAAAGATTTATGGCTGCAACGCAAGGCTATGATCGCCTCTATGAAGCGCGACGGATTTTCATTGATCGTGGATAACCTAAGCCAGATCCGCTATGAATTGATTTACTATGTTTTGCTAAAGAGTGATACCAACCCCGCTGAATTGAATAAGTTAAAGGAAGCTATTCTGTCTGAGGATGGACACCCAATGCAAGGAATGATGGGATCTGAAAATATCATTGAGCTGGTGGAAAAGTTGGTTGCATAAAAAAATAACCAACAATTCTCCGATAACGTTAATAACAATAATACACCAATAGTATGATTAATTCACTCTATACTAAAAATTAACATGGCAACCATATGAAAAACCATTACGTTAACGGATAAACAAGATCAATGGATTAAAACGCAAATAGCCGCTGGCGGCTTTACAAATGACAGCGAATGCATTCATGCATCTCACGATACCTACAACTTACCTAGTATAAATGTTTTTTTACTTTGTAATTTTTCTATGGTTTAGTCGTAACGCAATCTTTATCTTTAAGTACTTCAGCTTGTTCAAAAAAAGCAAATAGATTGTCGTCAGGATCCCGAACAACGATCCACCGGACACCCCAATGAGTAGTTTCAATATTCATTTCAACAGGTAATCCTCTTTTCTTAAATTCAGCAACATAGTCATCAATTTTTTCACATTTAATGTGAATAGTCGGATGGTGACCATTTACACCATTAATCCAAGATGTGTCGCCAGCGTGTTGGTGTTGCTCTGCTAAAACAATTTCAACCCTCCCGAGCCTTAGTAGAGCACCTTGTGGCTGTGAATTCCCCCCCCACGAGTTGATAATATCAAAGCCCAATCCATTCGTATAAAAATTTAAAGATTCATTGAAATTCTCAGGAGCAATAAAAATATGATCAATTGTTTGCATAAAAATATTCTTTCCTTAAACGTGTTCATTAACTTGAACAATAAAAATTCAGAAATTGCAAATTAATTGTCTCAACAAATTGAACTACAAAAGATCAATTTAAATAACAGTAACCGGAATGGTAAATAACCCAAACTCTTTAATTTGCAGTGTCAAATAGATTGTTGTACCTTGTTGCAACTGTTCACGCAACCCAATCATTATAAATCTCATATTAGAACGTTCATTAAATTGCATATATGCTCGGGCGGGAATTGTCAGAGCGTTAATTTGCTTAGAAATCGTTGAACCATCACGAAAGATACCGATATCAACATACTGAGCTACATCTGACGTTGCATATTCAATATTAACTGCGTCACTAGTCCTATTCTCCAAGATCAAATTTATTGTTTGATAATTGGTCATCAAGCCAGTTGACTGTATCTGTGCCCTTACAACGCAAAGCCCTTTAGCACAGAGATCTGCGCCATATCCTTCAACCACAAAAAACAATAATATTGGGACAAATATTCCAAACTTTAGAAGTTTTATTTTAATTTGCCGCAACTTTGCACTTATGTTCAATACCATGATGACATCTGATCATATTAATGTGTGGAATCTTAGTTACTTTACCGTTCTTTAATGATTGCTTGTTTTATTGTAATTAGTGTTATAAAAAAATTTAATGGGTTGCAATCAAGAAATATATCTTAACTGTAAGAAATCTCAGGGTTGTTTACAGAGAGGTTGATTGAAATAAGCGTTGAGTATTTCATAAGGGGTTGCGTTATACAAACTCTTATGGGGTTTGACGGTGTTGTAGAAGTTAATGAAACGGACAAGTTGAATACGTCGGTCAGCAGTGTCTTTAAAACAGAATTTGTTGTGCCACATGTCCATGAGCGTGCGGATCACGCGCTCAGCTTTCCCGTTGGTTTGAGGACGATTGACACGAGTAAACTTCTGACCGATACCGTGTTGCCTGCAAGCTTTGACAAAAGCATGATCGTCAGTTCCTTTAAATTCCGTGCCGTTATCGGAATAAGTGCAATCGATTTGATAAGGACATTGGGCAACAGTAGCGATGAGAAAGCAAGCGGCGCTGTATTGAGTTTTATCGGGGAAGATATCGGCATATAATTCCCTGGAGAAATCATCGATGGCCACAAACAGGTACTCGCGAGGTTCATTGGCAGACTGTCCTTTCAATAATGGAAGCCGCTTGGTATCGAGGTGAACGAGCTCGCCCGGATAAGATTTGTTATAGCGCTTCGCTTCACGCTTGAGACGTTCCTGGATGGTTTGCTCTACTTTAGCCAAACGTTTGAGGCCATACTGCAGTGTCTTGAAGCGCTGATTGGTACTGCTACGCGGAGTAAATTCCTGGAGTCTGGCTCGTTTCAGTACGTCATAAATCGTTGGCCGGCTGACGTGAAAGTATTCTGCCAGCTGAACTACCTTCCACAGCCGGGTTTGATACAGCCGCCAGATTTCCTGACGATCCAATAATGTTAAACGAGTGCGTTTGTGTATGTTCATCTACAGTATTCTCCTGAATACTGTAAACAACGCTAGAAATTCTTACATCTTAACTGACAAAAAATCCTTAAAACCGAATCAATGGATAGGATTTTTTGGCTCACCTTCGGCATTTAAAGAGTCTTTCGGAAATAATATCCCCTCTCCAAATATTGCCAGAAAGTTTCCATCTGAATCAAATACTTGACCTCTGTGATTTCCAAAATCAATTACATATACTTTACCATCACTTCCAATGTCTATTCCTTTGCACTTATAAAACTGCCCTGGTTTGGTGCCCCACCCTCCCCATTGTTTAATAAATTTTCCATCAGAAGAGAATTTCTGAACTAGCTGCAAAGCTGGATCAGTTACATATACCTCTCCTGTAGGGGAGACAGCAACATCGAAAGGTTGCAAAAATGTGCCGTTTCCCCATTCTCCAGGTCTAGCGCGTCGTCCAAAAGTAAAAAGAAAGTTTCCCTTAGCATCGAAAACAGAGATTCGAAGATTTCCTGTATCTGATACATATAGTCGTTCGTATTTTGGGTCAAATGTTGGCCCCATTGGACTGAATAACTCTCCTTCTCCATCACCCAGCTTTCCAAATTCAAACTTAAATTTAAGATTTTTATCAAAAACCTGTATTCGGTTATTGTGGTAATCACCTATATACAAATCACCGTTTGGTGCTTCAGCTAAATCTGTAGGGCCGTTAAACTGACCCGGGCCAGTTCCAGGACCAAAATGTGTGCCTTTATACTCACCTGTTAGTAAATCGATTTCTTGAAAATTATGATTGCCCGCATCTCCCACAAAAATAGATCCTCTAGAAATTGAAACAGACTTAGCAGAGAGCATTTGCCAGCGTAGCGGACCATCTCCAAATGCTCCAACAGACCAACGTGCTGTCATTTTATTTGCATCTGAATCGACATTAAAGGCAACTACTCTATGAATATCAGGTTCCGTGATAAAGAGAATATCTACTGGTGCTTCATTAGTTTGCTTTTTTTTATCTAAGGAAGTTTCATCAGAAAGGATCTTTACAGCATTCATGACTTTATTTACATCTTTGACGCGGGCCATTCTTGCTCCGCCACCATAATGAAACTTAGGAAATTTTTGCCACCAAGCAAGCACATTAACCGGCTTCATATTGAAAATTTCTGCGGTTTCAAAGATTTGACACCTATACTCAAAGGGCTCACACACTGCAATTATTTTTCCATCTGGGCTTGCTTTCATGTAAGCAGGATAATGTGTGCGCCCCATCCCCTCATGCATTTTTTCTGGATGTCTACCCCACGTCAATTTAAAGTCACCATTTGTGTCAAAAGCTTGAAGCCTATGATTGACTAAGTCAGCGACATATATAGTGTCATTTGAGAAAGACACGTCAATGGGATCCGCCATTTCCCCAGGCATTCCACCATAACGTCCCCACTGTTTGATGAACAAACCCGAAGCATCAAATTTTTGAATTCTGTGCAAATTGTCAGATACGTAAAGATTTCCTTGAGTATCTATTGTTAAAGCCTTTGGAATCGTAAACTGCCCGGGATCTTTACCTAAACTACCTAAAACACTTATTAGCCTACCTGTGTCTGTATCGAACACTTGAATTCGATTATTTCCTTCATCTACGACATATAGCTTCTTTTCAAAAATTGCCAAACCTGTAGGATTAATTAACTCACCTGGCTTCGTGCCATGATTCCCGATCCGCTGTTTTAACTTACCATCTTGGTTATAAACCATCAACTGTAAGAATTTCTAGCGTTGTTTACAGTATTCAGGAGAATACTGTAGATGAACATACACAAACGCACTCGCTTAGCATTATTGGATCGTCAGGAAATCTGGCGGCTGTATCAAACCCGGCTGTGGAAGGTAGTTCAGCTGGCAGAATACTTTCACGTCAGCCGGCCAACGATTTATGACGTACTGAAACGAGCCAGGTTACAGGAATTTGTCCCGCGTAACAGTACCAACCAACGGTTCAAGACGTTGCAGTACGGCCTTAAACGTCTGGCCAAGGTCGAGCAAACCATCCAGGAACGTCTCAAGCGTGAGGCGAATGTAAGAATTTCTAGCGTTGTTTACAGTATTCAGGAGAATACTGTAGATGAACATACACAAACGCACTCGTTTAACATTATTGGATCGTCAGGAAATCTGGCGGCTGTATCAAACCCGGCTGTGGAAGGTAGTTCAGCTGGCAGAATACTTTCACGTCAGCCGGCCAACGATTTATGACGTACTGAAACGAGCCAGACTCCAGGAATTTACTCCGCGTAGCAGTACCAATCAGCGCTTCAAGACACTGCAGTATGGCCTCAAACGTTTGGCTAAAGTAGAGCAAACCATCCAGGAACGTCTCAAGCGTGAAGCGAAGCGCTATAACAAATCTTATCCGGGCGAGCTCGTTCACCTCGATACCAAGCGGCTTCCATTATTGAAAGGACAGTCTGCCAATGAACCTCGCGAGTACCTGTTTGTGGCCATCGATGATTTCTCCAGGGAATTATATGCCGATATCTTCCCCGATAAAACTCAATACAGCGCCGCTTGCTTTCTCATCGCTACTGTTGCCCAATGTCCTTATCAAATCGATTGCACTTATTCCGATAACGGCACGGAATTTAAAGGAACTGACGATCATGCTTTTGTCAAAGCTTGCAGGCAACACGGTATCGGTCAGAAGTTTACTCGTGTCAATCGTCCTCAAACCAACGGGAAAGCTGAGCGCGTGATCCGCACGCTCATGGACATGTGGCACAACAAATTCTGTTTTAAAGACACTGCTGACCGACGTATTCAACTTGTCCGTTTCATTAACTTCTACAACACCGTCAAACCCCATAAGAGTTTGTATAACGCAACCCCTTATGAAATACTCAACGCTTATTTCAATCAACCTCTCTGTAAACAACCCTGAGATTTCTTACACAAGCACTGTTGCTCAATGTCCTTACCAGATCGACTATGCTTATTCTGACAACGGCAAAGAATTTAAAGGAACTGACGGCCATGCTTTCGTCAAAGCTTGCAGGCAACACGGTATCGGTCAGAAGTTTACCCGTATCAATCGTCCGCAAACCAACGGTAAAGCTGAGCGGGTTATCCGCACCCTGATGGATATGTGGCACAGTAAGATTCACTTTAAAGACAGCGCCGATCGACGCATTCAGCTTCTCCGTTTCATTAACTTCTACAATACCGTTAAGCCTCATAAGAGTTTGAATAATGCTACCCCTTATGAAATACTCTTCGCTTATTTCAATCAACCTCTCTGTAAACAACCCTGAGATTTCTTACACATCAACTCATGAGATGTATCAGATACAAATAGAAGTTGACTATCTTCATCGACA
The nucleotide sequence above comes from Gammaproteobacteria bacterium. Encoded proteins:
- a CDS encoding 6-bladed beta-propeller; amino-acid sequence: MVYNQDGKLKQRIGNHGTKPGELINPTGLAIFEKKLYVVDEGNNRIQVFDTDTGRLISVLGSLGKDPGQFTIPKALTIDTQGNLYVSDNLHRIQKFDASGLFIKQWGRYGGMPGEMADPIDVSFSNDTIYVADLVNHRLQAFDTNGDFKLTWGRHPEKMHEGMGRTHYPAYMKASPDGKIIAVCEPFEYRCQIFETAEIFNMKPVNVLAWWQKFPKFHYGGGARMARVKDVNKVMNAVKILSDETSLDKKKQTNEAPVDILFITEPDIHRVVAFNVDSDANKMTARWSVGAFGDGPLRWQMLSAKSVSISRGSIFVGDAGNHNFQEIDLLTGEYKGTHFGPGTGPGQFNGPTDLAEAPNGDLYIGDYHNNRIQVFDKNLKFKFEFGKLGDGEGELFSPMGPTFDPKYERLYVSDTGNLRISVFDAKGNFLFTFGRRARPGEWGNGTFLQPFDVAVSPTGEVYVTDPALQLVQKFSSDGKFIKQWGGWGTKPGQFYKCKGIDIGSDGKVYVIDFGNHRGQVFDSDGNFLAIFGEGILFPKDSLNAEGEPKNPIH
- a CDS encoding transposase family protein, with the protein product MNIHKRTRLTLLDRQEIWRLYQTRLWKVVQLAEYFHVSRPTIYDVLKRARLQEFTPRSSTNQRFKTLQYGLKRLAKVEQTIQERLKREAKRYNKSYPGELVHLDTKRLPLLKGQSANEPREYLFVAIDDFSRELYADIFPDKTQYSAACFLIATVAQCPYQIDCTYSDNGTEFKGTDDHAFVKACRQHGIGQKFTRVNRPQTNGKAERVIRTLMDMWHNKFCFKDTADRRIQLVRFINFYNTVKPHKSLYNATPYEILNAYFNQPLCKQP